The genome window TTGGGTTTAATTTATTTGCTTTTTCTGTTCTGATATTATTAATCTCATCTATTTGGCAAATAATCAAAGGTAAAAAAATGATTGGTTTTGCGCTATTATCAACTTCATTAACACCAATTTTCGCTCTTGGATTTATGGTTTATCTATTTGCAGGAACGATGAACAAACCTGATGAAAAATTAGCTTCAGAAAGAATTGAGCCACTTATCAGAGAAAAAACTGATTTGACCATTCCGAATGACTTTGAGATTTTGGAAAATTTAATCGAACATACAGAAGGAGCTTTTGACTCTGATTATTCAATCGGACTTAAATTTAAATACCAAGAATCCGAAGAAAAACATATTACGGAGCAAATTCACAACGGAATAAAATCTAAATCTGAAAAAGGAATTTGGAAACGTAATTTAAGCGGATTTGACTTTGAACATAACGGAAACGAAATTAATAGAGCCGAACCGTTTTATTTTAAAGTAGACACTTTATCGAATACAATTGAACTGAATTTAATGCATTTATGAATAAAAAACTACTGGCAACACCGTGTATAATTAATGGCTGGTTCTCGCCTACTTACGAAAATCCTCGCGGATTTTCTATTCGGTTTTTATTTGCTAAATTAGGTGCTTAAACACGCCACTAATCATACACAATCACGTTACCAGCAAGCTAAAAAAAATGTTGAACTACGATAAAATATTTCTGATTGGAGAATCACATTCGAACAGACCTTTCCGAGGAGTAATCGAGAATTTTGACTTTGCCGAACCTGAAATTTCTAGAGGAGAAAAAAACTTGACCGAAATTGTTCCTGTCAAACATTCAATGGGAGGAAAAACACTTTATGATCTTATTTGGACAACTAACGCATTCCCTTTAATTGTCAGTGAAAGAATAATTGAACTATTTAAATCAAACTCAATTACTGGATGGAAAACTTATGATGTTACCATTCATTCTAAAAAGGACGAATTAATTGACCATAAATATTACGGATTGATTATAACAGGACGTTGTGGATATAGAGATTATTCGACGAGTTCAATCGTCATGGACACAATTGGAATAACGACAGAACCTCATTCAAAAGGATATTATTTTAAACATGACTTTTGGGATGGTTCGGATTTATTTATGTGCAATCCAGATGAAAAAGGACAAACGAGTATGTTTAGGTTTTGCACCGAAAAAGTAGTAGAACTACTAAAAAAAGAGAAAATAAAGAACATTTCGTTCGAAAAAATCACTGACTTTACAATGTCAATTTCTTTATATAACATAAAGTTGACTGAAAAGCAGAAAATGGAAATGGAAAAGTTAAAAGCCGGCAGGTAACACCGTATATAATTTATTGCTTGCTTCTCGCCTACTTTCGAAAATACTCGCGGATTTTCTATTCAGTTTTTATTTACTAAATTAGTTGCTTAACCACGCAACAAACCATATACCAAACGTTACCTGCAAGCTGAAAAAAAATCCGAACTAAAAAGAATAATTGTATTTTGTAAGAAAAAATAAATGGCTTTAAACTTCTCGAAAAATGGAAAGTATAGCAATACTTTAGAAATCCATTATTATTTTGATGACAAATCGCATTCTATGAACGCCAATGTTCAAAACAGGTGCGAATATGAAGTACTCGGAATTATTAAAGAAGTATCACGACTTTTTGCTGTTGACATTACAATAGAAACTGAACCAATAGCAAATGGCGGATTAAAAAAATGGCTAAAGGTTGTAAATAAAGGAGAAAATAAATCCGCAACCATTTCAACAGCAGTAATAGTTGCATTTCTAACAGTTTTATTAACTACACCAATTGCCCAAGTAACAGAAAATTTAATTGACAAAATTTTTGAAGACACAGAATTTATTGAAGGAGAGAAAGAAAAACAAAAATTAGAAATTGAAGAACTGAAAAGAAATGCCCTAAAAGATGCTCAAGAAATTGAGAACAACAATCTGATTAAGAAAAAGAAATCTAATTTTTACGAAACGTTAGAAAATTATCCTAAAGTCAAAAAAGTATCTTATACAATAACAGATGACGATAAAGAAACTGTTATAGAGGAAAGATTTGTCACTAAACAAGAGTTTAAAAAATATATTTTAGTATCTGATGACTTAGAACCTTTGGAAATTGAAGAAGCAGAAATTGAAATAATATCACCTGTTCTGAAAAAAGGAAAGTATAAGTGGACAGGTTATTATAAAGGAGAACCTATTTCATTTTATATGAAATCAAACGAATTTAAAACGCTCGTTCAAAACGGACAAATTGAATTTAAAAATGGTTCGTCTATAAATTGTTTCTTAAATATTAGAAAAAAAGTTAATAATGAAGGAATTGAAACAATTGTTGGATACGATGTACTTCGAGTTAATTTATACTTTCAAAATGAAAAACCAATAGAAACGAGCGAAGGAAAAAAACATAGAAAGAAAAAAGAGGCTGATGAAAGCCAATTTGACCTTTTTGAATAGAGCAAAGAATGATTATCGTGCGGAAAGCCTGCAGGTAACAATGTATATAAAACATAGCTATTAAAGGCTTTACCAAAGGTTTTTGTGTGTTTGCGAAGACCGCCAAATTTAAAAATTTGGCTTTTAGTAAAATAAAGAGAAAAAGAAAAATTTAAAAATTCGGCTCGTGTATAATCCGAAACAATAGCGTTTATTTACACGCTACGTTTCATATACTAGACGTTGTGCACAACTTTGGTACGGTAAAGGGACATCCTTTACAAAGTTAAAGGGACATAGTTTACACTTTTAAGATTCATAAATTACATGAAAAAGTAATTTATCATGGTCTGGAAAGCAAAAACTAAAATGGAACAAAAAGTAGAATTTATTCACGAATGGTTAACTCAAAAGTACACCATCACAGAACTTTGTAGGTCATTTAATATATCTCGACCTACCGCTTACAAGTTGATTTCTAGGTATGAAAAAATGGGACTATCGGGATTAATTGAGCAAGAAAGAGCTCCAATTAATCACCCCAACAGAACCAATCATAAAGTTGAAGATTCAATCTTAAAATTAAAAAATAAACACATGCTTTGGGGAGCGAAGAAAATTCGCATTTTGTTGTTTAAACAGTATACTGAAGAACTTATTCCAAGTGTGGTTACTGTTCACAACATCCTTTCTAAAAATGGCCTAGTTAAACCTCAAAAGCGAAGCAGAAGAGTCAAGCCTGTATTTCCCATTTTCGACCCTAAGAAATGTAATGAAGTTTGGAGCGCAGACTATAAGGGAAAGTTTTTAATGGGAAATAAAATATACTGCCATCCGCTCACTATTGCCGATTCAAAGAGTAGGTTTTTGTTTACAGCAAAAGGGCATTATAAAGAAAACTTTCTCTCTGTTAAGCAAGAGTTTACAAAGGTTTTTAGAAAGTATGGCATTCCTAAACAGATACATACCGACAACGGAAGTCCCTTTGGATCTGTAGCTGCTATTCAAAGATATACCAGGCTATCCTATTGGTTTATTGAATTGGGAATAGACCCGGTTTATTCCGACCCAGCACGACCAGACCAAAACGGAAGACACGAACGTATGCACCGTGATTTAAAGGCAGCTTGTGCCAAACCCTCATCATTTGATTTGAAGGCACAACAACGTAGCTTAAATCGGTTTGTAAAAGAATATAATCACATTAGACCTCATGAAGCTTTAGGAATGAAAACCCCCGCAGATTGCCATGATTTTTCTAATAGACCATACCCTGAGAAAATCTCAAAATATGATTACCCATCAAAAATGAAAGTGATGAAGGTATGCCAAAATGGAGCCATGCGGTGGAAGTCATATTATTGGGTATATTTAACTGCTGGACTTAAGGGAAAATACGTCGGTGCTGAAGATCAAGGAAATGGAATTTGGAGAGTATTTTATAGAGATGTATTTTTAGGTTATTTTAATGAAAATAAAATAAGAGATAAACAAGTATCAATTAGACTAAGTCAAAATCTAGTGTAAAGCATGTGACTTTAACTTTGTAAACTATGTGCCTTAACGAACACTTTAGACACACCTGAAATAAATATTGAAAAATGAATAACATACTTAAATATCTACTCATTTTCTGTCTTACTATTTCTTTTTTTTCTTGCAATTTTAATCATAAAACTGACCCCGACCACAAGCTAACAGAAGCAAGTCCCTGGACCCATCTTGATTTTAAAGATCAAACAAAGGATTTTAATTTTGCAATTGTTAGTGATAATTCTGGAGGACGCAGACCAGGAGTATTTGAAGACGCAATTCAAAAATTAAATAAACTGAAACCCGAATTTGTGATATCTGTAGGCGATTTAATTGACACAAAAGACTTTAAGTTGGATTCAACAAAATTTGACGATAAACTAATTAAAGAAAGATGGCTAGAATTTAACAATATCAC of Nonlabens sp. Ci31 contains these proteins:
- a CDS encoding integrase core domain-containing protein, with the protein product MVWKAKTKMEQKVEFIHEWLTQKYTITELCRSFNISRPTAYKLISRYEKMGLSGLIEQERAPINHPNRTNHKVEDSILKLKNKHMLWGAKKIRILLFKQYTEELIPSVVTVHNILSKNGLVKPQKRSRRVKPVFPIFDPKKCNEVWSADYKGKFLMGNKIYCHPLTIADSKSRFLFTAKGHYKENFLSVKQEFTKVFRKYGIPKQIHTDNGSPFGSVAAIQRYTRLSYWFIELGIDPVYSDPARPDQNGRHERMHRDLKAACAKPSSFDLKAQQRSLNRFVKEYNHIRPHEALGMKTPADCHDFSNRPYPEKISKYDYPSKMKVMKVCQNGAMRWKSYYWVYLTAGLKGKYVGAEDQGNGIWRVFYRDVFLGYFNENKIRDKQVSIRLSQNLV
- a CDS encoding imm11 family protein produces the protein MLNYDKIFLIGESHSNRPFRGVIENFDFAEPEISRGEKNLTEIVPVKHSMGGKTLYDLIWTTNAFPLIVSERIIELFKSNSITGWKTYDVTIHSKKDELIDHKYYGLIITGRCGYRDYSTSSIVMDTIGITTEPHSKGYYFKHDFWDGSDLFMCNPDEKGQTSMFRFCTEKVVELLKKEKIKNISFEKITDFTMSISLYNIKLTEKQKMEMEKLKAGR